The following proteins come from a genomic window of Hymenobacter canadensis:
- a CDS encoding GIY-YIG nuclease family protein, with amino-acid sequence MRYHHYFVYIVTNPKRTVLYIGVTNDLARRLEQHIENEGRQHTFAGRYFCNLLMYWEAFGDIKQAIAREKEIKGWRREKKDALIAAHNPEWRDLHSDIIG; translated from the coding sequence ATGCGCTACCACCACTATTTCGTTTACATCGTCACTAATCCCAAGCGTACCGTTCTTTACATCGGCGTCACCAACGACCTGGCCAGAAGACTGGAGCAGCACATCGAAAACGAAGGCCGGCAACACACTTTCGCCGGTCGCTACTTCTGCAATCTGCTGATGTATTGGGAAGCCTTCGGCGACATCAAACAGGCAATTGCGCGGGAGAAAGAAATCAAGGGGTGGCGACGCGAAAAAAAGGATGCGCTGATAGCTGCACATAACCCGGAGTGGCGGGATCTGCACTCCGATATCATCGGGTAA
- a CDS encoding TldD/PmbA family protein has translation MAILSKDEAQAILKKVLGFATADECEATLTGETGGNVRSARNSISTSGAVDNVSLAVEARFGKRSGVATCNEFDDATLRRCVQRAEEIARLAPESPEYMPLLGAQQYVGAPKSYAASTAGITPDYRAQQVGASMKICDEKKLSSAAFLNDGATFIAKRNSKGLEAYQQLTNLEFSITVRTPDGTGSGYATADYNDSGKFDAAALTRVAADKAAMSRNAKALEPGKYTVILEPAALVANTDASLLQALMSAMDARSADEGRSFLSKKGGGNKKGEKLFDERVTIYSDPSNPEIASLGFSGDGRAQKKTTWIEKGVVKNLYSSRFWAQKAGIPDLPRPDGWVMEGGTQSVQDMIKGTAKGILVTRLWYIRPVDPQTLLYTGLTRDGTFYIENGRIKHPVKNFRFNESPIIMLNNLEAIGKPVRVGGNLVPPLKIRDFTFTSLSDAV, from the coding sequence ATGGCAATTCTTTCCAAAGACGAGGCGCAGGCTATCCTGAAAAAGGTACTGGGCTTTGCTACCGCCGACGAGTGTGAAGCCACGCTCACCGGCGAAACCGGCGGCAACGTTCGTTCGGCCCGCAATTCCATCAGCACCAGCGGCGCCGTGGATAACGTGAGCTTGGCCGTGGAAGCGCGCTTCGGCAAGCGCAGCGGCGTGGCCACCTGCAACGAGTTCGACGATGCCACCCTGCGCCGTTGCGTGCAGCGGGCCGAAGAAATTGCGCGCCTCGCCCCCGAAAGCCCCGAGTACATGCCTTTGCTGGGTGCCCAGCAGTACGTGGGCGCGCCCAAGTCATACGCGGCCAGCACGGCCGGCATTACGCCCGACTACCGCGCCCAGCAGGTGGGAGCCAGCATGAAAATCTGCGACGAGAAGAAGCTTTCGTCGGCGGCCTTCCTCAACGACGGCGCCACCTTCATTGCCAAGCGCAACAGCAAGGGCCTGGAAGCCTACCAGCAGCTCACTAACCTGGAGTTCAGCATCACGGTGCGCACGCCCGACGGCACCGGCTCGGGCTACGCCACCGCCGACTACAACGACTCTGGCAAGTTCGATGCCGCCGCCCTCACCCGCGTAGCCGCCGACAAGGCCGCCATGTCGCGCAATGCCAAGGCCCTGGAGCCCGGCAAATACACCGTGATTCTGGAGCCGGCTGCTCTCGTCGCCAACACCGACGCCTCGCTGCTGCAGGCCCTGATGAGCGCCATGGACGCCCGCAGCGCCGACGAAGGCCGCTCGTTTCTGAGCAAAAAAGGTGGCGGTAACAAGAAGGGCGAAAAGCTCTTTGATGAGCGGGTAACCATCTACTCCGACCCGAGCAACCCCGAAATTGCCAGCCTCGGTTTCTCCGGCGATGGCCGCGCCCAGAAGAAAACCACCTGGATTGAAAAGGGCGTAGTGAAAAACCTGTACTCGTCGCGGTTCTGGGCCCAGAAAGCCGGCATTCCCGACCTGCCCCGCCCCGATGGCTGGGTGATGGAAGGCGGCACCCAAAGCGTGCAGGACATGATCAAAGGCACCGCCAAAGGCATCCTCGTGACGCGCCTGTGGTACATCCGCCCCGTCGATCCACAGACACTGCTCTACACCGGCCTCACCCGCGACGGAACGTTCTACATCGAAAACGGCCGCATCAAGCACCCGGTGAAGAACTTCCGCTTCAACGAGTCGCCGATCATCATGCTCAACAACCTGGAAGCCATCGGCAAGCCCGTCCGCGTGGGTGGCAACCTCGTGCCCCCGCTGAAAATCCGCGACTTCACGTTCACGAGCCTGTCGGACGCGGTGTAA
- a CDS encoding TldD/PmbA family protein yields the protein MKRREFVGLTGLATGALFLPAIPGLSATPVDPLRLLETVDPAIKKRLADAALNAAKSAGATYADVRIGRYLNQSIFTREKQVQNIASGESYGAGIRVIANGTWGFASTNTVTEAGMAKAAQLAVQIAKANAKVQKDQVKLAPQNGYGEVSWKTPIEKNSFEVPVKEKVELLLAANAKALDNGASFVNSSLFQINEQKYFASTDGSYIDQDIHRIWPTFSATAIDRSTGKFRTREALSAPMGLGYEYLTPKAADRINGPAGTGLVGYRNSYDILEDAALAAKQAKEKLTAKSVTPGKYDLVLDPNHLGLTIHESIGHATELDRVLGYEANYAGTSFATLEWKAKNAPYGSKLVNIVADKTQPGSLGAVGYDDEGVKTGQWDIIKEGKLVDYQKIRDQAAIVGQDHSDGCCYAQSWQDVQFQRMANISLKPGTSQMSVDDMVRGVEKGIYIAGRGSFSIDQQRYNFQFGGTVFYAIEKGKIAGMIEDVAYQANTQEFWNSCNAICDQSDYRLFGSFFDGKGQPSQVSAVSHGSSTTRFNGVNVINTARKV from the coding sequence TTGAAAAGACGCGAATTTGTGGGCCTCACCGGCCTGGCAACCGGCGCCCTGTTTCTGCCTGCCATTCCGGGCTTGAGCGCCACGCCCGTTGATCCGCTGCGGCTGCTGGAAACCGTAGACCCGGCCATCAAGAAGCGGCTGGCGGATGCGGCCCTGAACGCGGCCAAATCGGCCGGCGCCACCTACGCCGACGTGCGCATCGGGCGCTACCTCAACCAGAGCATCTTCACCCGCGAAAAGCAGGTGCAGAACATTGCCAGCGGGGAAAGCTACGGGGCCGGTATCCGGGTTATTGCCAACGGCACCTGGGGCTTTGCTTCCACCAACACCGTAACCGAGGCCGGTATGGCCAAGGCCGCACAGCTGGCCGTGCAGATTGCCAAAGCCAATGCCAAGGTGCAGAAAGACCAGGTGAAGCTGGCGCCGCAAAACGGCTATGGCGAGGTAAGCTGGAAGACGCCCATCGAGAAGAACTCTTTCGAGGTGCCCGTAAAGGAGAAGGTGGAATTGCTGCTGGCAGCCAACGCCAAGGCCCTCGACAACGGCGCGTCGTTCGTGAATTCGTCGCTGTTCCAGATCAACGAGCAGAAGTATTTCGCCAGCACCGACGGCTCCTACATCGACCAGGACATCCACCGCATCTGGCCCACGTTCAGCGCCACGGCCATCGACCGCAGCACCGGCAAGTTTCGCACCCGCGAGGCCCTGAGCGCGCCTATGGGCCTCGGCTACGAGTACCTCACGCCCAAGGCCGCTGACCGCATCAACGGCCCCGCCGGCACCGGCCTGGTAGGCTACCGCAACTCCTACGACATCCTGGAAGATGCCGCCCTGGCCGCCAAGCAGGCCAAGGAAAAGCTCACGGCCAAAAGCGTGACACCCGGCAAGTACGACCTCGTGCTTGACCCCAACCACCTGGGCCTCACGATTCACGAAAGCATCGGGCACGCCACCGAGCTGGACCGCGTGCTGGGCTACGAAGCCAACTACGCCGGCACCAGCTTCGCCACGCTGGAGTGGAAAGCTAAGAACGCCCCGTACGGCTCCAAGCTGGTCAATATCGTGGCCGACAAGACGCAGCCCGGCTCGCTGGGCGCCGTGGGCTACGACGACGAGGGCGTGAAAACCGGCCAGTGGGACATCATCAAGGAAGGCAAGCTCGTGGACTACCAAAAGATCCGCGACCAGGCCGCCATCGTCGGCCAGGACCACTCCGACGGGTGCTGCTACGCGCAGTCGTGGCAGGATGTGCAGTTCCAGCGCATGGCCAACATCAGCCTCAAGCCGGGCACCTCGCAAATGAGCGTGGACGACATGGTACGCGGGGTGGAAAAAGGCATCTACATTGCCGGCCGCGGCTCGTTCAGCATCGACCAGCAGCGCTACAACTTCCAGTTCGGCGGCACCGTGTTCTACGCCATCGAGAAAGGCAAAATAGCCGGCATGATTGAGGACGTGGCCTACCAGGCCAACACCCAGGAGTTCTGGAATAGCTGTAACGCCATCTGCGACCAGTCGGACTACCGGCTGTTCGGCTCGTTCTTCGACGGCAAGGGCCAGCCCTCACAGGTGTCGGCCGTGAGCCACGGCTCCAGCACCACCCGCTTCAACGGCGTCAACGTCATCAATACGGCCCGGAAAGTATAA
- a CDS encoding RagB/SusD family nutrient uptake outer membrane protein has product MAAAFCTALLGLGTTACNDADLDPIPQTLISDQVVFDTPARIELQVNNLYGFVKTGAFYGGRYIVYGDVRADDFINRTTNSVTAFGVWAHALTPTSQNDVVNLWSAAYQAINQANVFLAGLEANTAKFVAPVFPATFATTAEQYKAEARLLRALSYYSLLQLYARPYADGGGTKLGLPLRLQAETTLAGNELARSTVAEVYTQILADLQFAEANLPLTYTGNAAAAPNVTRAHRNTAIALKTRVLLSMQRYADVVTEANKIVSASAPFTATTGVPHALNASIATVFASPQETSESIFSFPFTAQNAPGVQNQLAGYFTPTPVGNGEFFLNTSGILGNAAWAATDARRTSFVFVSGGASYLRKYASGTPYLDKSPVIRYSEVLLNLAEGLARTGAANIPRSLALLNAVRGRSNGSLYPATISQQELINAILLERRIEFVGEGIRNIDIMRLYLPIPAKSSVPAIPTSDPRYVWPIPAAEIQTNGLMVQNDGY; this is encoded by the coding sequence TTGGCGGCTGCTTTTTGCACAGCCCTACTAGGACTTGGAACAACTGCCTGCAATGATGCTGATCTGGACCCTATTCCCCAGACGCTCATCTCCGACCAGGTTGTATTCGACACACCCGCACGCATTGAACTGCAGGTAAATAACCTGTACGGCTTCGTCAAGACCGGAGCCTTTTATGGCGGACGCTACATCGTGTACGGTGACGTTCGGGCCGATGACTTCATCAACCGGACCACCAACAGCGTAACGGCCTTCGGCGTATGGGCCCACGCCCTGACGCCCACGTCGCAGAATGATGTAGTGAATTTGTGGTCGGCGGCGTATCAGGCCATCAACCAAGCCAATGTGTTTCTGGCCGGTCTGGAGGCCAATACGGCCAAGTTCGTGGCGCCAGTCTTCCCGGCCACCTTCGCCACCACTGCCGAACAGTACAAAGCCGAAGCGCGGCTCTTACGCGCCCTGAGCTACTACTCGTTGCTGCAACTTTACGCCCGCCCATACGCCGACGGCGGGGGCACTAAGCTGGGCCTACCGCTCCGCCTGCAGGCCGAAACCACCCTGGCGGGCAATGAACTGGCCCGTAGCACTGTAGCTGAAGTGTACACGCAGATTCTGGCTGATCTGCAGTTTGCCGAAGCTAACCTGCCTCTCACCTACACCGGCAACGCCGCAGCGGCCCCCAACGTGACGCGGGCACACCGCAACACCGCCATTGCCCTCAAAACGAGAGTATTGCTGAGCATGCAGCGTTACGCTGATGTAGTGACGGAAGCCAACAAAATCGTTTCGGCGTCGGCACCCTTCACGGCCACCACTGGTGTACCTCATGCGTTGAATGCTTCTATTGCTACCGTATTCGCCTCTCCGCAAGAGACGTCGGAAAGCATCTTCAGCTTTCCATTCACGGCGCAGAACGCCCCTGGTGTTCAGAACCAATTGGCTGGATATTTCACGCCAACGCCCGTTGGCAACGGCGAATTTTTCCTGAATACCAGTGGCATCTTGGGCAACGCCGCGTGGGCAGCCACTGATGCCCGCAGAACGAGCTTCGTGTTTGTTTCGGGCGGCGCCTCTTACCTGCGTAAGTACGCCAGCGGCACTCCGTACCTCGATAAGTCGCCGGTGATTCGCTACTCCGAGGTACTGCTCAATTTAGCTGAAGGCCTGGCGCGCACAGGTGCCGCGAATATTCCTCGCTCCCTGGCCTTGTTGAACGCAGTACGCGGCCGCTCCAACGGCAGCCTCTACCCGGCAACCATTTCTCAGCAGGAACTGATTAATGCTATTCTGCTGGAGCGTCGGATTGAGTTTGTTGGGGAAGGCATCCGGAACATCGACATTATGCGGCTCTACCTGCCTATTCCGGCCAAAAGCTCGGTTCCGGCAATCCCCACCTCCGACCCACGCTACGTATGGCCAATTCCGGCGGCAGAGATTCAGACCAACGGTCTGATGGTACAAAACGACGGCTACTAA
- a CDS encoding SusC/RagA family TonB-linked outer membrane protein, whose protein sequence is MRKHLLSLPLAIIALTSHDALAQARTVTGQVTGADGTGLPGVTVVVKGSLQGTATDANGNYSLSVPATSGTLVFSSIGYEAREVAIGTRTAVDLTLSTASTGLDEVVVVGYGSGQNRRELTGSISSVKGAVLAQKPVQSFEQALQGQAPGLNITTPNGVLNNPPVVRIRGVNSINLSSDPLYVIDGIPAYSGNQSAVANVANNPLSNLNPNDIESVEILKDAAASAIYGSRAAGGVIQITTKKGRRGQSKVTLDSWVGVSRPVRLYDLLNAEQYIEIKNEAVRNLNENRRAVGGVANNLEGAFRPSLDASGNTIDTRWYDEVYRTGISHSNNVGFSGGTEKTTFYSSVGYTGQQGMLEKNEFKRMSARLNIDHRVYKNFTVGTRVSYSNSRNSSPNSGSVGDAAFSVAGLGRAPLVLPPNIPARNPDGTPNLTPNTANVGAGANLNPLPASTSPLTYSPLIPGYYNPIVDLENNYFTSEGNEIQGSVYANWEVLPGLNLRTNYGINNLAFEDKSFSTSLAGDGFSTGGSASNFYRTNKRWNWQNTVQYDRTLGENHNFGLLVGTEQQKTDIQRWGANRTQVADIFFNTFQGNYTNITASGNFQGENFLNSYFGRFTYDFAKKYLVSLNVRRDGYSAWAKKWGNFYGASAGYIISEEEFWKDAPFANTVSFLKFTGSYGEVGNANGISDFVSLATYGSGLYAAAPTLYFSRPGNRNLTWETSKKTDVGLTFGLLEDKITGDFSYYRNLVDGLILDAPTAPSRGIPAGSTGPGDLTNINSIAANIGSMRNTGIELNLRYNAIQGTNFSWTVSGNLTTQKNEVLTLVTQGQRIGTATSGLETVNFTEVGGSIGRILAVPTTGINSANGQRKFLKKIRGADGQVTAVREVQYNHQGAGTGWTFVDDGLAAPAPNQQADGEYYGPTIPKWYGGLDNSFRFKNFDLGVFIQYSGGNYIYNGTKAGLHDQRFWNNEADIMDRWTPENTGGSWPRVVFNDNVSNGSALVMSSNVEKGDFVRLRNVALGYTLNKDLISRFSMSSARFYAQVQNAALLTNYSGIDPEISTNGGSNSGAGVDRNSIGQARTYTVGLNIGF, encoded by the coding sequence ATGAGAAAACACTTACTTTCTCTACCTCTTGCCATAATTGCTCTAACCAGCCACGACGCACTGGCTCAGGCTCGGACTGTTACGGGCCAGGTAACCGGCGCCGATGGCACGGGCCTGCCAGGCGTTACGGTTGTGGTCAAGGGCAGTTTGCAGGGCACCGCTACTGATGCTAACGGCAACTACAGCTTGTCGGTGCCTGCTACGAGCGGCACGCTGGTATTCTCGTCTATTGGTTATGAGGCGCGCGAAGTAGCCATTGGCACCCGCACCGCCGTTGACCTGACGCTAAGCACGGCTTCCACAGGTCTCGATGAAGTAGTGGTAGTAGGCTACGGAAGTGGCCAAAACCGACGCGAATTAACGGGCTCTATTTCTTCGGTCAAAGGTGCAGTACTGGCGCAAAAGCCAGTGCAAAGCTTCGAACAAGCCCTGCAAGGCCAAGCGCCCGGCCTGAACATCACTACCCCAAACGGGGTACTGAACAACCCGCCGGTAGTGCGTATCCGCGGCGTGAACTCTATCAACCTGAGTTCAGATCCGCTGTATGTCATCGACGGTATTCCGGCCTACAGTGGCAACCAGTCGGCAGTAGCCAACGTGGCCAACAACCCGCTTAGCAATCTCAATCCTAATGATATTGAGAGTGTTGAAATCCTGAAAGATGCTGCGGCCAGCGCCATTTACGGCTCCCGTGCCGCGGGTGGCGTTATTCAGATCACTACCAAGAAAGGCCGGCGCGGCCAGAGCAAGGTCACGCTGGATTCGTGGGTGGGCGTATCGCGGCCCGTACGGCTTTACGACCTATTAAATGCCGAGCAGTACATTGAAATCAAGAATGAGGCCGTCCGCAACCTGAACGAAAACCGCCGGGCGGTAGGGGGCGTTGCCAACAACCTGGAAGGCGCTTTCCGGCCCTCTCTGGATGCCAGTGGAAACACAATAGATACCCGCTGGTACGACGAAGTGTATCGCACCGGCATCTCGCACTCCAACAACGTAGGCTTCTCCGGCGGCACCGAAAAAACCACGTTCTACTCTTCCGTGGGCTATACCGGCCAGCAAGGCATGCTGGAGAAAAACGAATTCAAGCGCATGTCGGCGCGTCTGAACATCGACCACCGCGTCTACAAAAACTTCACAGTTGGTACCCGCGTCAGCTACTCCAACAGCCGCAATTCCTCGCCAAACTCCGGTTCGGTGGGTGATGCCGCCTTCAGCGTAGCGGGCCTGGGACGCGCGCCCCTCGTGCTGCCGCCCAACATTCCGGCCCGCAACCCTGATGGTACGCCCAACCTGACGCCGAACACGGCCAACGTGGGTGCCGGAGCCAACCTGAACCCGCTGCCAGCCAGCACCAGCCCGCTGACCTACTCCCCGCTGATTCCGGGCTACTACAACCCAATTGTAGACCTGGAGAACAACTACTTCACGTCCGAAGGCAACGAAATCCAGGGCAGTGTGTACGCCAACTGGGAAGTGCTGCCGGGCCTGAACCTGCGCACCAACTACGGCATAAACAACCTGGCTTTCGAGGACAAATCGTTCAGCACCTCACTGGCGGGCGACGGTTTCTCTACCGGCGGCTCGGCCTCCAACTTCTACCGCACCAACAAGCGCTGGAATTGGCAGAACACGGTACAATACGACCGAACTCTGGGCGAGAACCATAATTTCGGCTTGCTGGTGGGCACTGAACAGCAGAAGACGGACATTCAGCGCTGGGGAGCTAACCGGACCCAGGTGGCCGACATCTTCTTCAACACGTTCCAGGGCAACTACACCAACATTACCGCATCAGGCAATTTCCAGGGGGAGAACTTCCTGAACTCTTACTTCGGCCGCTTCACGTACGATTTCGCTAAGAAGTACCTGGTTTCGCTGAACGTACGCCGCGACGGGTACTCCGCCTGGGCCAAGAAGTGGGGTAACTTCTACGGTGCCTCCGCCGGCTACATCATTTCGGAAGAGGAATTCTGGAAGGATGCGCCTTTCGCCAACACGGTTAGCTTCCTGAAATTTACGGGTAGCTACGGGGAAGTGGGCAATGCCAACGGCATTTCCGATTTTGTCTCGTTGGCCACGTATGGCTCCGGCTTGTATGCGGCAGCGCCTACCTTGTATTTCTCGCGCCCCGGCAACCGCAACCTGACGTGGGAAACCAGTAAGAAAACCGATGTAGGCCTGACCTTCGGTTTGCTGGAAGACAAGATAACAGGCGACTTCTCTTACTACCGCAACTTAGTGGACGGGCTGATTCTGGATGCGCCAACTGCTCCTTCCCGCGGTATTCCAGCTGGCTCAACCGGTCCGGGTGACCTCACCAATATCAACTCCATTGCGGCAAACATTGGCTCGATGCGCAATACTGGTATTGAACTTAACCTGCGCTATAACGCCATCCAGGGCACCAATTTTTCCTGGACCGTGAGCGGCAACCTCACCACTCAGAAAAACGAGGTGCTCACCCTGGTAACGCAAGGCCAGCGCATCGGCACGGCTACCTCCGGCCTTGAAACAGTGAACTTCACGGAAGTAGGTGGTTCTATTGGGCGCATTCTGGCAGTTCCCACCACGGGTATCAACTCGGCCAATGGCCAGCGCAAATTCCTCAAGAAAATCCGCGGGGCCGATGGCCAAGTTACTGCCGTGCGGGAGGTGCAGTACAACCACCAGGGGGCCGGCACTGGCTGGACTTTCGTAGACGATGGTTTGGCTGCTCCGGCACCAAACCAGCAGGCTGACGGCGAGTACTACGGCCCGACGATACCGAAATGGTATGGTGGCCTGGACAACAGCTTCCGCTTCAAAAATTTCGATCTGGGCGTTTTCATTCAGTATTCGGGCGGTAACTACATCTACAACGGTACCAAGGCGGGTCTGCATGACCAGCGCTTCTGGAACAATGAAGCGGATATCATGGACCGCTGGACGCCGGAAAACACGGGTGGATCATGGCCCCGGGTGGTATTCAACGACAACGTCTCCAACGGGTCGGCCTTGGTCATGTCGTCGAACGTGGAAAAGGGTGACTTTGTCCGCTTACGCAACGTAGCGCTCGGCTACACCCTGAACAAAGACCTGATATCGCGCTTCAGCATGAGCAGCGCCCGGTTCTACGCACAGGTTCAGAATGCGGCGTTGCTGACCAATTACTCGGGTATCGACCCGGAGATTTCAACCAATGGAGGCAGCAACTCAGGAGCCGGCGTTGACCGCAATTCCATCGGGCAGGCGCGCACCTACACCGTGGGTCTTAACATTGGTTTCTAA
- a CDS encoding 5-methylcytosine restriction system specificity protein McrC: MIPIQNLYYLLCYAWNRLPEPAEMRAVEATPFHRPLELLAHVLLTGARRLLRQGLPVSYSERTEELTELRGRLLLAPTLARNLLPRGRAVCTYDELNTATPFSQLLLGTLQQLARTQALPASLRHELRLTLRRFPAALEPLPLSVASLRAVRRLRHIGLPAFLLNVCELIHISALPTPEATGRPRFRDFRRDERLMAQLFEQFVRNFYRLEQRQFRVSSETIAWQAEAETAEALALLPAMITDTSLESPERKIILDTKYYAAALRPRYDQQKLISPHLYQLYAYLQNQPAQPGQQLEGILLYPAAAQTLDVRYTLGGHPVRVVTLDLAQPWEGIAADLLELLEPSSGCKSL; this comes from the coding sequence ATGATTCCGATTCAGAACCTCTACTACCTACTCTGCTACGCCTGGAACCGGCTGCCGGAACCGGCCGAAATGCGGGCGGTGGAGGCCACGCCGTTTCATAGGCCGCTGGAGCTGCTGGCGCACGTGCTCCTGACGGGGGCGCGCCGGCTGCTGCGCCAGGGGCTGCCGGTGAGCTACTCCGAGCGCACCGAAGAGTTGACCGAGCTGCGCGGGCGTTTGCTGCTGGCTCCTACCCTGGCGCGCAACCTGCTGCCCCGGGGCCGCGCCGTGTGTACCTATGACGAGCTGAACACCGCCACCCCATTCAGCCAGCTGCTGCTGGGCACCTTGCAGCAGCTGGCCCGCACCCAGGCCCTGCCTGCTTCCCTCCGCCACGAGCTGCGCCTGACGCTGCGCCGGTTTCCGGCAGCCTTAGAGCCGCTGCCGCTTTCGGTTGCCAGCCTGCGGGCTGTGCGCCGGCTGCGGCACATCGGGCTGCCCGCCTTCCTACTGAATGTGTGTGAGCTGATTCATATCAGCGCCCTGCCCACGCCCGAGGCCACCGGCCGTCCCCGCTTCCGCGACTTCCGCCGCGACGAGCGGCTGATGGCGCAACTGTTCGAGCAATTTGTGCGCAACTTCTACCGCCTGGAGCAGCGGCAGTTCCGGGTGTCGTCGGAGACTATTGCATGGCAGGCCGAGGCCGAAACTGCCGAAGCGCTGGCCCTGCTGCCGGCCATGATTACGGACACGTCGCTGGAAAGCCCGGAACGCAAAATCATTCTCGACACCAAATACTACGCCGCCGCCCTACGCCCGCGCTACGACCAGCAGAAGCTGATTTCGCCCCACCTCTACCAACTCTACGCCTACTTGCAGAACCAGCCCGCGCAGCCTGGCCAGCAGCTGGAAGGTATTCTACTCTATCCGGCCGCCGCCCAAACCCTGGATGTACGCTATACGCTCGGCGGCCACCCGGTGCGCGTCGTCACGCTGGACTTGGCCCAGCCGTGGGAAGGTATTGCAGCAGATCTTCTGGAGCTCTTGGAGCCCTCATCTGGGTGCAAATCATTATGA
- a CDS encoding AAA family ATPase, with protein sequence MPTPHPDPTQLTREQVLRALRQLDREGPRMPLSTVYDLVYRGRRYAPRAVAQLAFRLALGQPEAAWPLAAGAPTNRVLERLDFTIATKRPTLSNSPLDGDVAAQQEMQALYVGPEAAPKPPKPVATAEPATLAHEPTTTYTLPAEPYGREQALQELFISEDRLEAALAGLRRRRNLILQGPPGTGKTFLARRLAWLELGATDAARVELVQFHPSYSYEDFVQGFRPDAQGVFRLQDGVLPDFCRRAAQDPERPYFLLIDELNRGNLSRIFGELLLLLEADKRGPAHAVRLPYSPADSPRFFVPENVFLIGTMNLADRSLAPLDYALRRRFAFVELEPEFGAPLQTFLAAQGVPAAVVQRLTQRLTALNQTITDDPDLGPEFCLGHSYFCLPPTDPATADAWLTLILEQEIAPLLDDYWLDQPAKAAAQKKKLLA encoded by the coding sequence ATGCCCACTCCCCACCCCGACCCCACGCAGCTCACCCGCGAGCAGGTGCTGCGCGCCCTGCGCCAGCTTGACCGCGAAGGCCCGCGCATGCCCTTGAGCACCGTCTACGACCTGGTGTACCGGGGCCGACGCTACGCTCCACGGGCCGTGGCGCAGCTGGCGTTTCGGCTGGCACTGGGGCAGCCCGAGGCCGCGTGGCCGCTGGCAGCCGGCGCGCCCACCAACCGCGTGCTGGAGCGCCTCGATTTCACCATTGCCACCAAACGCCCCACCCTATCCAACTCGCCATTAGATGGCGACGTGGCCGCCCAGCAGGAAATGCAGGCGCTGTACGTAGGCCCCGAAGCCGCTCCGAAACCGCCGAAGCCTGTAGCCACCGCCGAGCCGGCAACGCTGGCCCACGAGCCCACAACCACCTACACGCTGCCTGCCGAGCCGTACGGCCGCGAGCAGGCCCTGCAGGAACTGTTTATTTCCGAAGACCGGCTGGAGGCAGCGCTGGCCGGCCTGCGCCGCCGCCGCAACCTGATTCTGCAGGGTCCGCCTGGCACCGGCAAAACCTTTCTGGCGCGCCGCCTGGCTTGGCTGGAGCTAGGCGCCACCGATGCCGCCCGCGTGGAGTTGGTGCAGTTTCATCCCAGCTACAGCTACGAGGACTTCGTGCAGGGTTTCCGGCCCGATGCGCAAGGCGTGTTTCGGCTGCAGGACGGCGTACTGCCCGATTTCTGCCGCCGCGCCGCCCAGGACCCGGAGCGGCCTTACTTCCTGCTGATTGACGAGCTGAACCGCGGCAACCTGAGCCGCATTTTCGGCGAGCTGCTGCTGCTGCTGGAGGCCGACAAGCGCGGCCCGGCCCACGCCGTGCGCCTACCCTACAGCCCGGCGGATTCGCCCCGCTTTTTCGTGCCCGAAAACGTCTTTCTTATCGGCACCATGAACTTGGCCGACCGCAGCCTCGCGCCGCTGGATTACGCGCTGCGGCGGCGGTTTGCCTTCGTGGAGCTGGAGCCGGAGTTCGGGGCGCCGCTGCAGACGTTTCTGGCGGCGCAGGGAGTGCCGGCCGCCGTGGTGCAGCGCCTCACCCAGCGCCTCACGGCCCTCAACCAGACCATCACCGACGACCCCGACTTGGGCCCGGAATTTTGCCTCGGCCACAGCTACTTCTGCCTGCCTCCTACCGACCCAGCCACCGCCGACGCCTGGCTCACGCTGATTCTGGAGCAGGAAATAGCGCCGCTACTTGACGACTACTGGCTGGACCAACCTGCTAAAGCTGCCGCCCAGAAAAAGAAGCTCCTGGCCTGA